The following proteins are encoded in a genomic region of Spirosoma sp. SC4-14:
- a CDS encoding TonB-dependent receptor, producing the protein MQNFFTQRWRIGWLLALLISLCQQTYVAAQSQQLLRGKVTDATGAVLPGVTVVVKNTTVGTTTDAEGLYTLRVSEQRGTLVFSFMGTVSKEVAFDGAGEYNATLAEDTKTLNEVVVVGYGTQKKINLTGAVAVIESKSLTNRQVGSTSLALQGAAPGVTITQQSGAPGGDAGTIRIRGVGSINAGQNPLILVDNVEMSLDAIDPNNIASISILKDAAAAAVYGSRAANGVVLITTKRGAKGVNVSYNAYGLKQEPTDLPQKVNALEHMKYWDVAQVNSGLPAVFTQQIAAYEKNGPDNLTLFNTDWKKLVLTNNGLMQNHNLNVSVGGERVKLFASGSFLDQNGLTANTNYKRMDLRFNTDVAITDKLSASMDLVLNKMNRLWPGQNTPEYIIREMLGFPATTPGQYNSGQWGEGWSNANPAAQAQDGGFNRTLTNSQIIKGTLTYKPVAGLELLATYSSNTYNSRNRRFMDQYDIYTADVANNTLVFARPWPALNSLSDNYAQNTQNLFRTQATYTKSFGKHDFTILGGFSTEDFSTSNVNTFRQNLLSPERPYLDSGDQLGQTMSGGESRYSMVSAYGRLNYNYDEKYLLEVNGRWDASSRFRQNNWWQLFPSVSGGWRISQERFWTGLSKIIPEAKIRASYGSLGNQNLIRNGASDYYPTYSLFNSGSAYNYYFNNVVNPGYALTTAANPNIRWETSKILDIGGDFSLLRNRLNITADFFQRDIVDMLQLVPVPSYVGLTAPFVNSGSMRNKGWELGVGWRDKIRDFSYQVQLNASDVKNTLLNNGGKPIINGATIQQEGYALDSYYGYIADGLFQSAEEVKNAPFQYGNTAPGDIRYRDISGPNGVPDNKIDSYDRTILGNYFPRYEYSLNLSGQYKGFDFTAFFQGVGKKDNYLSGTAAQPFYSANFQGTMFEYQKDYWSPDNTTAAYPRLTANSIPNNYVTSSFWVRSAAYLRLKNVVLGYTIPTALTNKAKIKSARVYLSGQNLVTWTNFFPGFDPEQRDTGGEFYPIMRTYTVGLNINF; encoded by the coding sequence ATGCAAAACTTCTTTACGCAGAGATGGCGTATCGGCTGGCTGCTTGCCCTGCTGATTTCGCTGTGTCAACAAACCTACGTTGCTGCTCAGAGCCAGCAGCTACTTCGCGGAAAGGTAACCGATGCGACGGGCGCTGTGCTGCCGGGCGTGACGGTGGTTGTGAAAAACACAACGGTGGGTACAACGACCGATGCCGAGGGTTTATATACCCTTCGTGTCAGTGAGCAGCGTGGTACGCTGGTGTTCTCGTTTATGGGTACCGTTAGCAAAGAAGTGGCCTTCGATGGGGCGGGCGAATACAATGCCACGCTGGCCGAAGATACTAAAACCCTGAACGAAGTGGTGGTCGTTGGTTATGGTACGCAGAAGAAAATAAACCTGACGGGTGCCGTAGCTGTCATTGAAAGTAAATCGCTTACGAATCGGCAGGTAGGCTCTACATCGCTGGCGTTGCAGGGGGCTGCACCGGGCGTAACCATCACCCAGCAGTCGGGGGCGCCCGGTGGCGATGCGGGTACCATCCGGATTCGGGGTGTTGGCTCGATCAATGCGGGGCAGAATCCGCTGATTCTGGTCGATAATGTGGAGATGAGTCTGGATGCCATCGATCCCAACAACATTGCCAGCATATCGATTCTGAAAGATGCCGCTGCGGCTGCGGTGTATGGGTCGCGGGCGGCCAACGGCGTTGTCCTGATCACAACCAAGCGGGGAGCCAAAGGCGTGAATGTTAGCTATAATGCCTATGGCCTGAAGCAGGAACCCACCGATTTGCCGCAGAAAGTGAATGCGCTCGAACACATGAAATACTGGGATGTAGCGCAGGTCAACAGCGGTTTACCGGCAGTGTTTACGCAACAAATTGCCGCCTATGAGAAAAATGGCCCCGATAATCTGACGCTCTTCAATACCGACTGGAAGAAACTGGTATTGACCAACAATGGCCTCATGCAGAACCATAACCTGAATGTGTCGGTAGGGGGAGAACGGGTAAAACTGTTTGCCTCCGGCAGTTTCCTCGACCAGAACGGGCTGACGGCAAACACGAATTATAAACGGATGGACCTGCGCTTTAACACCGATGTGGCCATTACCGATAAGCTATCGGCCTCTATGGACCTGGTTCTGAATAAAATGAATCGGTTGTGGCCCGGTCAGAATACGCCCGAGTACATCATCCGCGAGATGTTAGGCTTTCCGGCTACCACACCCGGACAATACAATTCGGGGCAGTGGGGTGAGGGCTGGTCGAATGCCAATCCGGCGGCACAGGCACAGGATGGCGGATTCAATCGTACACTGACCAACTCGCAGATTATTAAAGGCACATTGACCTACAAACCGGTTGCGGGGCTGGAACTGCTGGCAACTTATAGTTCGAACACCTACAATTCCCGCAACCGGCGGTTTATGGATCAGTACGACATCTACACGGCCGATGTGGCCAACAATACTCTGGTGTTTGCCCGGCCCTGGCCTGCCCTGAATTCACTGAGCGACAACTACGCACAAAATACCCAGAATCTGTTCAGAACCCAGGCTACCTATACCAAATCGTTTGGTAAACACGATTTTACGATTCTGGGTGGGTTCAGCACCGAAGATTTCAGTACCAGTAATGTGAATACATTCCGGCAGAATCTGCTCTCACCCGAACGACCCTACCTGGATAGTGGCGACCAGCTTGGCCAGACGATGAGCGGTGGCGAAAGCCGGTATTCGATGGTGTCGGCCTATGGTCGGTTGAACTATAATTACGACGAAAAATACCTGCTGGAAGTAAACGGCCGCTGGGATGCCTCGTCGCGGTTTCGACAGAACAACTGGTGGCAGCTATTCCCGTCGGTGTCGGGCGGTTGGCGGATTTCGCAGGAACGTTTCTGGACGGGGCTCAGTAAAATCATTCCCGAAGCAAAAATCCGGGCGTCGTATGGATCGCTTGGTAATCAGAACCTGATCCGAAATGGGGCTTCGGACTATTATCCGACTTACTCGCTGTTTAATTCGGGTTCGGCCTACAACTACTATTTCAACAACGTTGTCAACCCTGGCTATGCACTCACAACGGCGGCTAATCCGAATATCCGTTGGGAAACGTCGAAGATTCTTGACATTGGTGGCGACTTTAGTTTGCTGCGCAATCGACTGAACATAACGGCCGATTTTTTCCAGCGCGACATTGTCGATATGCTGCAACTGGTGCCGGTGCCATCGTATGTTGGGCTGACGGCTCCGTTTGTCAATTCCGGTTCGATGCGCAACAAAGGCTGGGAACTGGGTGTCGGCTGGCGCGATAAGATCCGTGATTTTAGCTATCAGGTGCAGTTGAATGCGTCGGATGTGAAAAATACACTGCTCAATAATGGCGGCAAACCGATCATCAATGGCGCTACCATTCAGCAGGAAGGCTATGCGCTCGATTCATATTACGGCTACATTGCCGATGGGTTGTTTCAGAGCGCGGAAGAAGTGAAAAATGCGCCGTTTCAGTATGGCAACACGGCTCCCGGCGATATTCGTTATCGCGACATCAGCGGCCCAAATGGTGTGCCAGACAACAAGATCGACAGCTACGACCGCACCATCCTGGGCAATTATTTTCCCCGTTATGAATATAGCCTGAACCTGTCGGGACAGTACAAAGGCTTCGACTTTACAGCCTTCTTTCAGGGGGTTGGCAAGAAAGATAACTACCTCTCGGGGACGGCCGCCCAGCCTTTCTACTCGGCCAATTTTCAGGGTACTATGTTCGAGTACCAGAAAGATTACTGGTCGCCCGATAACACAACTGCGGCCTATCCCCGGCTAACGGCCAACAGCATTCCGAACAACTACGTAACCTCGTCGTTCTGGGTGCGGTCGGCGGCTTATCTGCGGTTGAAAAACGTGGTGCTGGGCTATACGATTCCGACAGCGCTGACCAACAAGGCCAAAATCAAGTCGGCGCGGGTATATCTGAGCGGTCAGAACCTGGTAACCTGGACCAACTTCTTCCCCGGCTTCGATCCCGAACAGCGCGACACGGGTGGCGAGTTTTACCCCATCATGCGGACATATACGGTTGGTTTGAACATCAATTTCTAA
- a CDS encoding RagB/SusD family nutrient uptake outer membrane protein, with protein sequence MNKRILYIAGLCLSMTLLSGCKEYLEQAPLDAPATGQFFNNQTEMNAALNAVYKSAYWNTGNTAYQSMMDGWTDIALLRAVDLGEGNFDVYNAHPKNIWSLAYTTIQRANTMLDGMEVGKNNVPAATYNRLQAEARVLRVYAYFYLVIMFGDVPLITKPLLPTEFYTQARTPKADVIRFIYSELDAAAAALPWSPSDLGRMSKAVALGFKARTALFNKEYQVAADAAKQIIDGSGLGLNPNFGDLFTRAGQLTNAGKEIMYLILYSEADANAISYHPLGSISRAAGGQSGRFPQQRLVDMFEAKDGKRIDESAVYNPAKPSQNRDMRLKYTVSIPGDTIFMNLKTLVYDIYKNTTSFKNADGSWTTRTNADYDNAYGPAKSGVGLLHAKYTFTAEDAFTARVGFIQMRYAEILLMYAEAKIELNQLDDSVISALNQVRKRAGQPTVDAAIQNDQNKLRQLVRRERVAELAMEGFRWFDIRRWGIADIVMPQQVMGVAKDPANVPPIPTFKTSSVHDLNNIPVYTGSENLRYIRENRYWYPKLTLLPVPQSERDINPSLTQNEGW encoded by the coding sequence ATGAACAAGCGAATTCTTTATATAGCGGGCTTATGCCTTTCGATGACTTTGTTGTCGGGCTGTAAGGAGTATCTGGAGCAGGCTCCGCTCGATGCGCCAGCCACCGGACAGTTTTTTAACAACCAGACCGAAATGAACGCGGCTCTGAACGCTGTCTACAAATCGGCTTACTGGAATACGGGCAACACGGCCTACCAGTCGATGATGGATGGCTGGACGGATATTGCGTTGCTGCGTGCCGTCGATTTGGGCGAAGGTAATTTCGATGTCTACAATGCACACCCGAAAAATATCTGGTCGCTGGCCTATACGACCATTCAGCGGGCCAATACCATGCTGGATGGGATGGAAGTAGGCAAAAACAATGTACCGGCGGCCACCTACAACCGGCTTCAGGCCGAAGCGCGGGTCTTGCGGGTCTATGCCTATTTCTATCTGGTGATTATGTTTGGCGATGTGCCGCTGATTACGAAGCCTCTTTTGCCCACTGAGTTTTACACGCAGGCGCGTACGCCAAAGGCCGATGTGATCAGGTTTATCTACAGTGAACTGGATGCCGCAGCAGCAGCCCTTCCCTGGTCGCCTTCCGATCTGGGTCGGATGAGTAAAGCTGTTGCGTTGGGTTTCAAGGCACGTACGGCGCTGTTCAATAAAGAATATCAGGTGGCCGCCGATGCTGCCAAACAGATCATTGATGGCTCTGGGTTGGGACTGAATCCAAACTTTGGCGATTTATTTACCCGAGCCGGACAACTTACCAATGCTGGCAAGGAAATCATGTACCTGATTCTGTATTCGGAGGCCGATGCCAATGCCATTTCGTACCATCCGCTGGGGAGTATTTCCAGAGCCGCCGGGGGGCAGTCGGGGCGGTTTCCGCAGCAGCGGCTGGTCGATATGTTCGAGGCCAAAGACGGCAAACGGATTGACGAATCGGCGGTTTATAATCCGGCAAAGCCGAGCCAGAACCGCGATATGCGCCTGAAATATACGGTGTCGATTCCGGGCGATACGATTTTTATGAATCTGAAAACACTGGTTTACGACATCTATAAAAATACTACCTCGTTTAAGAATGCCGATGGTAGCTGGACTACACGTACCAATGCCGATTATGACAATGCCTACGGACCAGCCAAAAGCGGGGTAGGGTTGTTACACGCCAAATACACGTTTACGGCCGAAGATGCCTTCACGGCCCGCGTTGGGTTTATTCAGATGCGGTATGCCGAAATACTGCTAATGTATGCGGAAGCGAAAATTGAACTGAACCAACTCGACGATTCAGTTATCAGTGCCCTCAATCAGGTGCGGAAGCGGGCTGGTCAGCCAACAGTCGATGCGGCTATTCAGAACGATCAGAACAAGCTTCGGCAACTGGTGCGTCGGGAGCGGGTTGCCGAACTGGCTATGGAAGGATTCCGCTGGTTCGATATCCGTCGGTGGGGAATTGCCGATATTGTCATGCCGCAGCAGGTGATGGGCGTTGCCAAAGACCCGGCCAATGTGCCCCCGATTCCTACTTTCAAAACCAGTTCGGTACACGACCTGAACAACATTCCAGTATATACCGGCAGCGAAAACCTTCGGTATATACGCGAAAATCGGTATTGGTACCCGAAGCTTACCTTGCTGCCAGTTCCGCAATCGGAGCGTGACATTAACCCATCGCTGACCCAGAATGAGGGTTGGTAA